From the genome of Corallococcus macrosporus DSM 14697:
GCTGGAGCGCCTGGAGGCCGCGGGCGCCCAGGTGTTCCGCACCGACCAGCACGGCGAGGTGCAGGTGGTGAGCGACGGCAAGACGCTCGTCGTCACGCCGCAGCGGCTGCTCGCGGGCGTCCCGGAGGACACGCGCTACCGCTACCCGGGCCTGGGCGCCCCCACGCCCAGGGCCCCCGCGCTCGCCGCGGACCCGCGGCGCGCGACGGGCCGCCCCGGAGCGGGCGCCCAGCCGGACGGGAAGATGTACACCCTGAGCCTCGACGACCCGCCGGCCGACGGGGCTCGGAGCGCGCGCCCGGGCGCCCGCTCCCGAGGCGGCGGCTCGGACTCCAGCGGCGTGACGGTGGGGACCTACGTCGGCAGCAGCCGCAGCGACGTGTTCCACAAGCCCACGTGCCGCAACGTGATGAGAATCAAGTCATCCAACCTGGTGACCTTCGCCACCCGGGCCGAGGCCGCGCGCGGACGCCGGCCGGCCCGGGACTGCAACCCGTGAGGAGCCCCGCGCCATGACGAACCGGGCCACGCTGGACCGCATCGAAGACGACGTCGCCGTGCTCGTGGTGGACGGCCGCGAAGTGACGCGGCCCGCGAGCGAGCTGCCCGCCGGCGCGCGCGAGGGAGACGTGCTCGACCTCGACACGCTGGCGGTGGACCCGGAGGCCACCGAGGCCCTGCGCGAGGAGGTGCGCGGGGCCCGCGAGAAGGCGACGCGCGGCAAGCCGCCGCCTCCGTCCGGGAGCTTCGACCTCTAGGGCGGCTACATCGACTTGGAGAGGACCAGCGGAATCTCCAGGTCCACGTCCTCGCCGGCGAAGGCGGAGAAGACCATCCCCTTCGCGCGGTCGCGGATGCAGGTGCCCACCGCGCTGTTGCGGTTCAGGTCCTTGCGGTCGAACGTGGCCGCCTTCACCGTGCCGGAGCTGCCCACGGTGGCCGTCAGCGTCACCTTGCCGCCCTTGAAGGACGGGTTCTTCCGCAGCTCGGCCTCCACGCAGTCACGGAAGGCGGGCTGCGTCTTCTCCAGCACGCGCTCCACCTCCTCGTCGGACGGGCCGCCGATTTCCTCGGTGTCCGCGGCGGCCACTTCCGCGCCGCCGCGCACCGCCGGGTCCACGTCCTTCTTCTCCGGGTCCACGTAGACGGCCTCCAGCGCGGCCTTGGACGGCGCCGCGGCGGCCTCCGGGTCCGAGCCCGCCGCGCCGGTGCCCGCGGGCGCGGTGGCCGGGCGCTTGCCCGCCGCGGGGGCGCCTTGGGCGGCGCGGGCGGCGGCGCGCGGCCCAGCAGCTTGTCGCGCAGCGCGCCCACGCCCTCCGGCGAGAAGACGGGCTGCTCCACCGCGTTGCCGTTGGCGTCCACCGTCCGCACCCGCAGCGGCACCACGCCCAGCGTCTCCGACAGCACGTAGGCGAGCCCCAGCGGGACGAGGATGAGCAGCAGCGCGAAGACGGCGTACTTCCAGGCCGGGTTGCGGCGCGTGACGCCCGACTTCTTGGCGAAGTGGCGCGTGTCCTCCACGGCCTTGCCCTCTTCGTCGTCGGCCTCGCCGCCCAGCGCGGCGCGCGGGTCGTCGGGGTACGCCCCGCCGCCGTCGTCGTCCTGGGGCTCGTCGTCCTCGCCGCCGTTGCGGTGGCCCGGCAGGTCCAGGTCGGAGAACAGCGCGTCGTCCAGGGGCGCGGCGTTGGCGGCGGCCTGGGGCTGCGGCTGCTGCGCGCGGCGGGTCACCTGCTGCGGCGACTGGGGCTGCGGCTGGGCGCGCGGCAGCGGGTCGCCGTAGTAGGTGTTGTCCGGCGCCTCGTCCTCCTCGTCGGGCCAGGGCTGCTCGGGCTCGGCGTGCCGCGGCTCGGGCTCCGGCTCCGGCTCCGGCACATAGGCCTGCGGCTCCGGCTCACGGCGCGCGGGCGCGGCGCGCGAGGCGCGCGCGGGCTCGGGCGGCGGCGGCGCGGCGATAGGAGGGGCGGCGGGGGCGGCTCGGCCGCGGGCGGCGGCTCGAAGAGGCCCGCGAGCTCGGGGATGTCCGAGCCGCGCTTCCAGTCGGCCATGCCCTGCTGCCAGAAGAAGCTGCGGCCGTTCACCGTGCCCGTGGCCACCAGCTCGCGCAGGGCGCCCTCGTCCAGCGGGCCCTCCTGCTTGTTGCGCACCATGACGAACCAGGGCGAACCCGTGGCCTTCATGGGCGCGGCGCGCGTGGGCTCATCGTCCCAGGGCGTCTGCAGCGCGGCTTGAGGCGCCTTGGCCACGGGGGCCGGCGCGATGGGCGCGCTGATGACGGCCGCCGGGGCGGCACTCGGCTCGGGCTCCGCCAGGGAACGCTCCTGGGCGCGGATGCGTTCCACGTCCGCGAGGGAGACCACTCGGGTGCTCTCTTCCTCGGCGGGGCCTTCGACGGTGATGACGTTCTGGCAGTTCTTGCAGCGGACCTTGACCGTCTTGCCGCGGACCTTTTCGTCCGCAATGGAATACCGCTTCTGGCAATTGTCGCAGGTAAAGTTCAAGAGGGGTGTCCAGCTTCCGGGGGAAAACGCGGGTCGGATGCTACCGCTAGAAATCTCCCGCGCAAACCACAGGTTGACTCTGACTGGCGGCCCAACTATTGAGCCGCCCTTCCCCCCTGTCTTCACTCGCCTTTTACACAAGGTGGCGAATGCCGGCGAAGGACCTCGGAACAAAACACGTCTGCTTCAAGTGCCAGACGAAGTTCTACGACATGAAGAAGCCGGACCCGATCTGCCCGAAGTGTGGCGCGGATCAACGGGAGAGCCCGGCGCTCAAGCCTCAGCCCGAGGGGAGGCGTGGCCGTCTGGCCGCCGCCCCGAAGGTCATCGAGCCCATTGAACCGGAGGAACCCGCCGGTCGAGGGGAGGAGGAGGACGAGGAAGGCCTCGAGTCCTTCGACGATGAAGAGGCGGCTGGAGGCGACACCGAAGAGGAAGACATCTAGGTCCGCAAGCAACGAGGGGCTCCACGGCGCAAGCCGGGAGCCCCTTCGCTTTTCAGGCCGGCGCGGCCGCGCCCGGGTGGCCTGGCTTCAGTTGGATGAGACGGGGGCCAGCTCCAGCAGCGCGCGGCGGAGCTGCTCGTACAAGGTCGGCCCCATCTCCTGCATGCCGACGGGCCGGACCGCCGCCTTCCGGGGCGACTCCAGGCCGCGCATGCCGTTGCTCAGGGTTGCTTGCTTCTTTGGCTGCTGCTGCATGACTCCGCCCCCTCTTCGACTGCGTGGCTTCTGCCACCTACATAACAATTCTTCCGCTGGAACGGAAACCCCAATCGAGTCGCGGCTTCTCAACCTTTCAGACGTCGAGCGGCGGAATCCTTCAAGGATACGAGCCGGCGCCCTACTTCAGGTCGGACACCGGCCACTCGGCGTCCACCTGGACGCGCTCGCCCGCACGGACAGTGACGGTGCGGGCCTGCTCCGGGAGCCGCTCGTGCCAGAGGACCAGGGTGTGGGTGCCCTCGGGGACCTCCAGTTGGAAGCGCCCGTCGGCGCCGCTGGTGGCGAAGTAGCCGTGGTTGAAGGTGCGCACCCGCGCGCGCATCCACGGGTGGATGTCGCAGTGGATGGGGACCTCGCCGGGCTCGGCGGGGAGCTGGCGCTTCACCGTCATCCCCTCCAGTGGCATGGCCACGTTGAAGAAGGCGCGGTTGGTGCCGGAGGCGGCGCGGACGTTGTGGACCAGCGGGTCCGAGTTGCGGATGAGCAGGGTGCTGCCGGCGCGAGCGGCCAGCACGGGCGGGTCATAGACGCACTGCTTCTGGTCCAGCACGGGCTCGGGCGCGGCGACCTTGGCCGCGGGCAGCGCGTGGCCCTCTCCAAGGGAAACCACGGTGTGGGCCAGCGCGCCCTCGTTGCCTACCACCAGCGTGCGCTCCTCGGTCTCCTCGCCGCACACGGAGACGACCGTGCCGATGGTCGGCTGGCGGGCGGGCGTGGGCGGCGTGCCGCTGAGGCGGACGCGACCCTCGATGACACCCCACTTCGTGTTCGTGGCGGCGGGCGCCGTCGTGGCGGCGGGTGGCGGGGATGCGGGCTCCTTGCAGGCGGAGGCGAGCGCGCAGAGAACGAGGACGAAGGATGGACGAAGCACGCGCTCCGGTCTAACGGGTGCGTGAAGCTGTTTCAAATGCGGCATGGCAGCAGGGGCCATGAGGGATGACTCATGGCCCATTTGGACGTTGGACCCTCATCATCCTTGTTGGTACAAGAGCCTGGCCGTTGCCGTACACGGTGCGGCCCTGTGGGAGGCAGCAACTTTGCGGGAGAAATTGAAAGCGCTGGCGGAGCTGCAGAACGTGGACCTCGAGGTCGCCTCGCTCCGGAAGGCCGCGGACGTTCACCCCCGTCAGATTGCCGAGCTGGAGCGGGAACTGGGTGTGGCCCGCAGCGCCATCGAAGCGGAACGGGCACGCGTCTCCGACATGGAGAAGCAGAAGGCCCAGCTCGAGCAGAACATCACGGACGAGAAGGACAAGGTGAAGAAGTGGGAGGCGCGGCTCAGCGAGCAGCGTTCCACCCGCGAGTACTCCGCCCTGGCCCGTGAAATCGACATCGCCAAGAAGGCCAATCTGACGATGGCGGAGGAGCTGACGGAGCTGACGAAGCAGCTCGGCCTCGCGCGTGAGGCCATCAAGGGCAAGGAGGCCGACTACGCCACGAAGCAGCAGGGCCTGTCGGGCCGGATGACGGAGCTGCGCGGGAAGCTGGGCGAGGCCGAGGCCCAGGTGAAGGGGCTGGAAGGCCGCCGCGCCGAGGTGGCCGCTGGCGTGGACGCCACCCTGCTCCGCCGCTACGAGGTGGTGCGCAAGAAGAAGCTGCCCGCCCTGGTCGGCGTGGTCGCTGGGACCTGCCAGGGCTGCAACATGAACGTGCCCCCGCAGCTCTACAACCAGCTCCGCACCGGGCTGGGCACGGACATCTGTCCCTCGTGCAACCGCATCATCTACGCGGTGGAAGCGCTGCAGGAAACCCCGGCGGCGGCGAAGTAGCGGCGCGGCTTCGTGGACATGCCCGCGCCGTCCATCATCGACATCCTCCGCCACATCGCGCGTGAGGAGCCGCTGCAAGGGACGGTGCGAGAGTTCCGGGGCCTCACCCGGGAGCACCTGGGGCAGCTCATCGAAGAGGCCGCCCAACGGCTCAGTGGAGCGCCGCCGGCCTCCGCTGCGTCAGTCCCAGGCACGCCGGAGCCGGTCGGGGCCGTGAGCCCTCCGGCGGAGGCGGCGCCTGGCTCCGAGCAGCACCCTCGCCTGCGCGTCTATTCGGACGGCGCGGCCCGAGGGAATCCGGGGCCCGCGGGCGCGGGGGCGGTGCTGATGGACCCCACTGGCAACGTGGTGGCCCGCGTTGGGCGGTTCTTGGGACATCAGACGAACAACTGCGCGGAGTACATGGGCCTCTTGCTGGGCCTGAAGCACGCGCAGTCCCTGGGCGCGCGCGAGGTGGACGTCTACGCGGACAGCGAGCTGCTGATTCGTCAGCTCGGCGGGCGCTACCAGGTGAAGAGCGCCACGCTGAAGCCGCTGTACGAAGAGGCGCGGAAGCTGCTCAAGGGCTTCGCGAAGGTGAAGCTCCACCACGTCCCCCGCGCGCAGAACGCGGAAGCGGATGAGATGAGCAACCGCGCGATTGATGAGCGGCTGTAGGTCGCATGCTCAAGCCCTGAAAAGGAGGGCCAGTATTTACGAGCAGCGCCTACGCCCTACCGCCACATACCGCCACATACCGCCACATACCGCCAGCAATCCTCCGGCACGAAGTACTTCAGGGCAATCGCTCGAAGGTACGCTCGAAGCGAAACTTGCGCTCCATACGCACTCATCGCACCCCCTCAGCGAGGACACTTGAGCCTTCGCACCGAACGATGCCCGTAGCAACGAATGCGCAGAGCCCGTCAGACCCAATGGATGGCTACTAGCCTGCCCAACCCATAGCGCACATGAGGAACTGGAGCGTCACTCTGCAAACTCAGAGAAAGTGGAACCTCCAAACGCTCGGGCGGGGGCAGCGTCATAAGTTTCCCAGCGCTCAAACTGCACGCACATCACGGACTCATCGACCCGAGCCACCTTGGTCCGACCGATAACTCTGCTCGGAAACGGGCCATATTGCATTCTCTGCACATAGACCCATTCATCCCCGCCATCCAATGCACGCAGACATTGGTTAAGGATCTTTTTATTTGTCGTGATGAATTCAAGCCGCGTGGCGCTCGGATCCCATCCATTGAGATAGGGTTGCTTGGCCTCTGGGTGAGCAACAAGCAGCACTAGTCTTCTCGGCATGTCACCGGTCCCCCAACACTGTATTCGCGAACCTCGGCTCGAAGGTTAATAGCCACTCAGGAACATCATTACTCGGTGGCATTGGCGGCGTCATAGGAGCAGCCACTGCGCTAGTGAAGAACAAGTTCCATGCGATGTACTGAAGACACTTTGCGAACAGCGGAATCTGAGCCTGTTCCTCCGTGAGCACGCGGAGAAACCCCGGAATCAAGTACATGTTCCACCCAGCAGTGAAGTAGTCAGGGTCGTGGACCGAGGCCCAAATGTGCGCCACTTCCCAGCCTACCGATACCTCGCGACTGCTCCCGTTCATCGACCGACCGATGTACTGGCCGAAGGCAACTCTTGCGGTTGTGTTATCGCAGACCTTTACCGGCCGGCCCCTCCAAACGGATACGTGACCTCTCTTCTTGTCCGGGTGATGCGCCCTCGATTCTCGTACACGGTCGGGCAGCATGACGGGTTTCCGACGTACCGCGCTCGGATGAATGAATAGCGAAGCATTCATGACAATCCGCACGACATCGTCGTTTGTTTTCCCAGTTGCCCACTCAAAGACGCGTAGCGGAGACGCCGAAAGCAGTTGCGGGACATTCACGATTGCCTCCGATTCAGGACACGCTGCCTATTCTGAGCAATTCTAGCCTGCCCACACAACCTGCTCGAAAGTCGCGCGCAGCTTCGCGCCTCGAGCCGGGTGCAGGTGTGCCACCCAGGCGATGCGTCCCAGCAGGTACGCTCGGAAGTCGGGATGGCCTTCGGTGTTCTGGCTCGCGGGGCCTCGCGTGCGGCACAGGTGGAGGATGGCTTTCAGCCGTTCGTAGTCCGCACGGCTGACGGAGGGATGCGCATTCACCACCACGCCCGCGAGCCGTTGCTGAGCGCCCTGGCGCATCACCCGCGTCTTCCCGGCG
Proteins encoded in this window:
- a CDS encoding DUF3006 domain-containing protein — encoded protein: MTNRATLDRIEDDVAVLVVDGREVTRPASELPAGAREGDVLDLDTLAVDPEATEALREEVRGAREKATRGKPPPPSGSFDL
- a CDS encoding AgmX/PglI C-terminal domain-containing protein produces the protein MDPEKKDVDPAVRGGAEVAAADTEEIGGPSDEEVERVLEKTQPAFRDCVEAELRKNPSFKGGKVTLTATVGSSGTVKAATFDRKDLNRNSAVGTCIRDRAKGMVFSAFAGEDVDLEIPLVLSKSM
- a CDS encoding GYF domain-containing protein, yielding MKTGGKGGSIVGPPVRVNLWFAREISSGSIRPAFSPGSWTPLLNFTCDNCQKRYSIADEKVRGKTVKVRCKNCQNVITVEGPAEEESTRVVSLADVERIRAQERSLAEPEPSAAPAAVISAPIAPAPVAKAPQAALQTPWDDEPTRAAPMKATGSPWFVMVRNKQEGPLDEGALRELVATGTVNGRSFFWQQGMADWKRGSDIPELAGLFEPPPAAEPPPPPLLSPRRRRPSPRAPRAPRPRAVSRSRRPMCRSRSRSPSRGTPSPSSPGPTRRTRRRTTPTTATRCRAPSRSPSRRSR
- a CDS encoding TIGR02300 family protein — translated: MPAKDLGTKHVCFKCQTKFYDMKKPDPICPKCGADQRESPALKPQPEGRRGRLAAAPKVIEPIEPEEPAGRGEEEDEEGLESFDDEEAAGGDTEEEDI
- a CDS encoding zinc ribbon domain-containing protein; translated protein: MREKLKALAELQNVDLEVASLRKAADVHPRQIAELERELGVARSAIEAERARVSDMEKQKAQLEQNITDEKDKVKKWEARLSEQRSTREYSALAREIDIAKKANLTMAEELTELTKQLGLAREAIKGKEADYATKQQGLSGRMTELRGKLGEAEAQVKGLEGRRAEVAAGVDATLLRRYEVVRKKKLPALVGVVAGTCQGCNMNVPPQLYNQLRTGLGTDICPSCNRIIYAVEALQETPAAAK
- a CDS encoding ribonuclease HI family protein translates to MPAPSIIDILRHIAREEPLQGTVREFRGLTREHLGQLIEEAAQRLSGAPPASAASVPGTPEPVGAVSPPAEAAPGSEQHPRLRVYSDGAARGNPGPAGAGAVLMDPTGNVVARVGRFLGHQTNNCAEYMGLLLGLKHAQSLGAREVDVYADSELLIRQLGGRYQVKSATLKPLYEEARKLLKGFAKVKLHHVPRAQNAEADEMSNRAIDERL